The Pseudoalteromonas sp. N1230-9 genome segment TGAAGAAATGGCTATGCAATTTAAACGCTTTTCGAAGAGCAATGTTAAATTGCTGCATTGCGGTATTGACACCAGCCAATTTAAATTTGCGCCTTCTTCACTTAATGAATCTGTACGTTTGATTTTTATCGGCCGTCTTGTCGAGAAGAAAGGTTTACAATTTCTATTACCTGCACTTAAGCATATCCCAAAAGAGTTTGGCATAACCCTAGATATAATAGGGGACGGCCCAATGCTTAACGATTTAATGTATATGGCTGAAGAGTTAGGTATTCGCAAATCTATACGCTTTTTAGGCGAAAAACCTCATGATTGGGTTAGCTCAAACCTGATTTACTATTCTGCGCTTATCGCCCCTTTTTGTGTCGCAGAAAATGGCGACCGTGATACAGGCCCATTAGTTTTAAAAGAAGCCATGGCCTGTGGCCTTCCTGTACTGACTACCACTTTAATGGGAGCAAACGAAATTGTTACCCCAAGTGTTGGTATGAAGTGTATGCCTGGTAGTATCTCAGGGCTCAGCAAAATGCTTTATAAATTTCACCAACTATCACCACATAAGCGTTATCTGCTTGGTCAAAATGCAAAGCAACATGTTAACGAGCATTACAACGCAGTTAAGCAAGCACAGCAGCTTTCCAAATGGGTTGAATCTTTATAGGGAGGTTTTATGAGTAGCTTAAAACAAATCGGTTATTTTGCTCTAGCAATCTTTGCAGTGAAAGGATTGGGCTTTTTGCTCTTACCAATTACAACTCGCTTTTTAGAAAAGAGCGAGTTTGGTGAGCTGAACTTTTTAGTGACCATGTCGGCGCTATGCTCTTTAGTGGTTTCTCTTGGCTTACCCGAGCTATTACTAAAACAACAGTACACATCTTTTCGTGAGAAAATGGCATTATTTAGAGATGCTCTGGTATTAACAATCTGCTTTAGCGCGTTATTCTTAGTCTGTAGCTTTGTATTTAGCGAGCAAATAATCACAACTTTACCTGCACAAATAAAGGTAATTGATTTTAGGTTACTTATTATAAATTTAACTTTTGCCTCGGTACTTGCTATCCCGTACACCTACTATCGGTTATTTGGTTACGCGCAAAAGTATTGTTTTTTTAGTATTGCGCA includes the following:
- a CDS encoding glycosyltransferase is translated as MKHIAILVPSFPIASETFVVTEIKALLNTGHKVTVFTFEKTSVLINLSCAIEVKVILKPAFKLILPAALNISKLAKATYTAAQFKSISTQSLLAYGYQIARYIKAAKIEHLHCHFMHGPLSYGIVAAKIADITVSSIGHGHDVYVNNADLKPKLALCDFSIAVCEEMAMQFKRFSKSNVKLLHCGIDTSQFKFAPSSLNESVRLIFIGRLVEKKGLQFLLPALKHIPKEFGITLDIIGDGPMLNDLMYMAEELGIRKSIRFLGEKPHDWVSSNLIYYSALIAPFCVAENGDRDTGPLVLKEAMACGLPVLTTTLMGANEIVTPSVGMKCMPGSISGLSKMLYKFHQLSPHKRYLLGQNAKQHVNEHYNAVKQAQQLSKWVESL